Proteins encoded in a region of the Desulfobaccales bacterium genome:
- a CDS encoding ParB/RepB/Spo0J family partition protein: MGGSAVQPEAHRRLEEIPLAAVDLRGHPFSPGLPRDLEALKASLLTVGLLAPPYLRTQEDGGFQVVTGLKRLTAARELGWQTMPAFVLPAGTPEFTCLLLSLYDNAARPLDPWEQAFYAACLCRHLPQEEVVRRYLPVLGLAPAPRLLQRLLKVAELQDPWPPLIATGRLSVNAAALLSGWPPEAQAAAWPYFSTLPLSHRTQEEFLEGVEILARRRGVALAHLLADPELAGPLTAPDLSPASRAEAVRRRLKELVFPEFSRAKRAFQEGLKALGLAGHPKIRLEPPPAFEGPDFRLTLTFTDAAELQMLLSEVQRLAASQEFSRLTHL; encoded by the coding sequence ATGGGAGGTTCAGCAGTACAGCCTGAGGCCCACCGGCGCCTGGAAGAGATTCCCTTGGCTGCGGTGGACTTAAGAGGCCACCCCTTCAGCCCCGGCCTGCCCCGGGACCTCGAGGCCCTGAAGGCCTCCCTCCTGACCGTGGGCCTGCTGGCGCCGCCTTATCTGCGAACGCAGGAAGACGGAGGATTTCAGGTGGTGACGGGCCTGAAACGCCTTACAGCCGCCCGGGAGCTGGGCTGGCAGACGATGCCGGCCTTTGTCCTGCCGGCCGGGACACCGGAGTTCACCTGCCTCCTCCTCTCCCTCTACGATAACGCCGCCCGCCCCCTCGACCCTTGGGAGCAGGCCTTTTATGCCGCCTGCTTGTGCCGGCACCTGCCCCAGGAGGAGGTGGTCCGCCGTTACCTCCCCGTGCTGGGGCTGGCGCCGGCTCCCCGCCTGCTCCAGCGCCTCCTAAAGGTGGCAGAGCTTCAGGACCCCTGGCCGCCTCTTATCGCCACCGGCCGCCTCTCCGTGAACGCCGCCGCCCTCCTGTCGGGCTGGCCGCCTGAGGCCCAGGCCGCCGCCTGGCCTTACTTCAGCACCCTCCCCTTGAGCCACCGCACCCAGGAGGAGTTCCTGGAAGGGGTGGAGATTCTGGCCCGGCGGCGGGGCGTGGCCCTTGCCCACCTCCTGGCGGACCCGGAGCTGGCCGGGCCGCTCACCGCCCCGGACCTGTCTCCCGCGTCCCGGGCCGAGGCGGTGCGCCGGCGCCTTAAGGAGCTGGTCTTCCCGGAGTTCAGCCGGGCAAAGCGGGCTTTTCAGGAGGGCCTGAAAGCCCTGGGCCTGGCCGGCCACCCGAAAATCCGCCTGGAGCCGCCCCCGGCCTTCGAAGGCCCGGATTTCCGGCTCACCCTGACCTTCACCGATGCCGCCGAGCTGCAGATGCTTTTGAGCGAGGTGCAGCGCCTGGCCGCCAGCCAGGAGTTCAGCCGCCTGACCCATCTCTGA